CTGGCCATAACTCTATTGAGTTTTTTTTGCCTAACCTGTTCATCAGCCTGTGCCATATCGCCATCCACTTTCGAAACCACTACTCCTGATACACCTCCCAATTTAGCCGCACTGACCTAACTCGATTAATATATCAAGTCAATCTCCCACTAAGCAAGATATATCGATTTTTTTCTTGACATAAAACAATTTTTTTTGTTAAGAAGCCGCACCGGTTTTGAAATGACGTGTAAGCCGGTATTTTTTTGCGTTCAAACATTAAGAGAAAGGTGGTGGTTAAAATGGTTTGTCAAAGTATAAAGATCGGGTCTGAGTGTGCTTTTATGAGTAAGAGGGGGTGTGGATTTAATGGAGGTAGTTGTCATCCAATCATTGATAAGTGTGAAGGTTGCTCGAAGATTATAGAGTGTCCTACTGGAAAATACTGCATGATTTATCCTGATCCTGTAAGTAAATGGGCTATCGGCGGATGTCCTATGGCATCACACCTTAATAAAGATACAACAGTAGCTACACAAAAAATTAATCCGTTAAAAGCCTCAAAGAGATCAAAAAGATAATTACAAGCATTCAGCGAAACAAAAAAGTGGGGGTAACCATGTGGTCACCCCTTTTTGCTGAAAGCCGGCAGTTGACAGCTGAATTAGGGCCTGTCACGAAATAACTGCTACATTTATGCATCTCATCTTCAGGCCATCTTCAGCCGATTCTCAATCGCAAAATCCTCAAAAGAACCCTGCTATTCCTGCGGTTTTGCTCAATCGTATCGACTAAACCTAACCTAAATCTGAGCGCCTAATTGCACCACTTATTTCGTGACAGGCCCTTAGCCTACCATCTCTCTTATTTTCAATAATTCTTTCTTGATACGTACCAACCGATCTCTGTAGCTGTCCTCGGACACATTGCTATCTTCCCTATTCAGCCTGGATAACTTCTTCTTTGCACCAGCTATAGTAAACTGTTCAGAGTATAAGAGATTCCTGATCGTCACTAATTCCTCTACATCCTTTTTCCTATACAGCCGCTGGTCAGATTTTGTCCGAACAGGCTTTATCGTCTTAAATTCAGACTCCCAGTACCTTACAACATAAGGCTCCACACCGAGTATTCTGCTGACCTCACCGATACGGAAATACGATTTGTCGGGAATCTCCACGTCCATTATTGTCTCCCTAATGGAGAATGAGAAAACCTTGCCTTCAGGTAAAGACTTTAGTTTGATCTTGCATGAATGATATAGGAACAGATTTATATCAAATATCAAAATTAAAAATTTAGAATTAAGACGATATTTTACTTTTTAGTTTTGCATTTTGATATTTTAATTTTTTTGTGCCTCAAACTATCAGCTTCAGCCGACAGCAGATTATTCATTCAGAGCTTCCCTAAGCACCTGACTCGACTTAAATGCTAAAACTTTTCTGGCGGAAATCTCTATTTCATCCCCTGTTTGGGGATTTCTCCCTTTCC
This sequence is a window from Syntrophales bacterium. Protein-coding genes within it:
- a CDS encoding PxxKW family cysteine-rich protein, which gives rise to MVCQSIKIGSECAFMSKRGCGFNGGSCHPIIDKCEGCSKIIECPTGKYCMIYPDPVSKWAIGGCPMASHLNKDTTVATQKINPLKASKRSKR
- a CDS encoding MerR family transcriptional regulator; this translates as MDVEIPDKSYFRIGEVSRILGVEPYVVRYWESEFKTIKPVRTKSDQRLYRKKDVEELVTIRNLLYSEQFTIAGAKKKLSRLNREDSNVSEDSYRDRLVRIKKELLKIREMVG